A stretch of DNA from Amylolactobacillus amylophilus DSM 20533 = JCM 1125:
GTCTCTAAATGCCTTAATTGCCATGAAAAAGTCGACCACGCTCATTAGAACGACGAAGAGAATGCCAAATATATATGTATCCATTATTTTACCCTCAAAAAAAAGGATGAAAATCAGTTCATCCAATAATAGTTTAGCGTTTTAATTTATCAATACGATCACTAATCTCATCACCAGCACGCCTGATAGTCCGCTTGGTATCTTCGTAGATATCTTGTGATTTATCCTTAATCTTGTCTGTGTCGATGTTCTCGGCCTTTTCTTTCACCTTCCCTGCGACGTCCTTCGTCGTTTCAGATACCTTCTTGAAAGTGTCGCTCTTCTTCACATCTTCTACACTCTCAGTAATCTTATTTTTGATTTTATCGAAATCAAATGCCATTGCTGCTACCTCCTAATCATTCTTACCAATCTCTATCATCTGTTCATCTGCACCACGCCGACATTCAGCCTGCAATGTGACGTGATTGATTGTAAACTTATTATACAATTGCTCGGCAACTTTGTCATAGATTGTTTCTAGCTCACTAACTGTCATGGCAGAATCGACATTGATATGCGCATCCATCATAATTTGCTCACCACTGAAGCGCCAAATGTGCACATGATGGATATTTTTGATTTCCGGAACCGCTAACACCGTCTCCTTAACCGCTTCAAGCGCAATATCCGGATTAGACTCCATCAATATGTTAATACTCTCAACTACTATTCTGACTGCCTCACGTAATACAATGAGCGCAACCAGAATCGTAATGGCAGGATCGAGCCATGTAATATGCCAGAACTTGATGAAGATTGCAGCAACAATGACCCCCACTGAGGAAACGGCATCTGATAACATATGCAAAAAAGTCGATTTAACATTTAGATTGCGTTTGCTGTCGGCATGCATCACGACCATGGAAATAAAGTTGCCTAGTAGTCCAACGATGGACACTACCAACATCACATTGCCACCAATCTCCACCGGCTCGCTGAACCTTCTTAAAGCTTCGACAATCAAGAAGCCGGAAATGACGAGCAAGATGATTGCATTAGTAAAGGCAGCAAGAATCTCCGCCCGTTTATAACCGAACGTCTTCTTGCTATTCTTGTGCTTTTGAGAAATTCTGTGGGACACGAAGCTCAGTAGGATTGCCCCCACATCTCCTAGATTATGGACCGCATCTGACAAAAGTGCGAGGGAACCAGAGACAACGCCACCAATAAATTCGGCCAACGTGATTACCACATTAAAGACAGTAACCCAGAGAAATTTTTTAGATAATCGATCGTGCATGTTCGCCCCTTCTTAGCTATTTTATCAGCCGTTATTTTTTACTTACGACCTCAGTATAGCAAA
This window harbors:
- a CDS encoding cation diffusion facilitator family transporter, with protein sequence MHDRLSKKFLWVTVFNVVITLAEFIGGVVSGSLALLSDAVHNLGDVGAILLSFVSHRISQKHKNSKKTFGYKRAEILAAFTNAIILLVISGFLIVEALRRFSEPVEIGGNVMLVVSIVGLLGNFISMVVMHADSKRNLNVKSTFLHMLSDAVSSVGVIVAAIFIKFWHITWLDPAITILVALIVLREAVRIVVESINILMESNPDIALEAVKETVLAVPEIKNIHHVHIWRFSGEQIMMDAHINVDSAMTVSELETIYDKVAEQLYNKFTINHVTLQAECRRGADEQMIEIGKND